The following are encoded in a window of Mycobacterium sp. ELW1 genomic DNA:
- a CDS encoding ATP-dependent DNA ligase has product MQLPVNPPVSPMLAKSVRAIPPDASYEPKWDGFRSICFRDGDDVVLGSRNEKPMTRYFPELVSAALTELPERCVIDGEIVIATDAGLDFEALQQRIHPADSRVRMLAEKTPAAFIAFDLLALGDDDFTGRPFSERRATLTAALADAGPSFHVTPATTDAETAQRWFSEFEGAGLDGVIAKPLTITYQPDKRVMFKIKHERTADCVVAGYRVHKSSDDAIGSLLLGLYKDDGALASVGVIGAFPMAERRRLFTELQSLVTEFDSHPWNWAALEAGERTPQKNAGSRWNAGKDLSFVPLRPERVVEVRYDHMEGERFRHTAQFNRWRPDRDPRSCTYEQLEQPATFSLGDIVPGLG; this is encoded by the coding sequence ATGCAGCTGCCCGTCAATCCCCCGGTGTCGCCGATGCTCGCCAAATCGGTGCGGGCCATCCCGCCCGACGCGTCCTATGAACCGAAGTGGGACGGGTTTCGCTCGATCTGCTTTCGGGACGGCGATGACGTGGTCCTGGGCAGCCGCAACGAGAAGCCGATGACGCGCTATTTCCCCGAGTTGGTCAGCGCCGCCCTCACCGAGCTGCCCGAGCGATGCGTGATCGACGGTGAGATTGTCATCGCCACCGACGCCGGTCTCGATTTCGAGGCGTTGCAACAGCGCATACACCCCGCGGACTCCCGGGTCCGCATGCTCGCCGAGAAGACGCCGGCGGCGTTCATCGCGTTCGATCTGCTCGCGCTCGGTGACGACGACTTCACCGGGCGCCCGTTCAGCGAGCGCCGCGCCACGCTGACGGCGGCCCTGGCTGATGCCGGCCCGTCCTTTCATGTCACGCCCGCCACCACCGATGCGGAGACCGCGCAGCGGTGGTTCTCCGAATTCGAAGGTGCCGGGCTCGACGGGGTGATCGCCAAACCCCTGACGATCACCTACCAGCCCGACAAGCGGGTGATGTTCAAGATCAAGCACGAGCGCACCGCGGACTGTGTGGTCGCCGGCTACCGCGTGCACAAGTCGAGCGACGACGCGATCGGTTCGCTTCTCCTCGGGCTCTACAAGGATGACGGGGCCTTGGCGTCGGTGGGCGTGATCGGCGCGTTCCCGATGGCCGAGCGGCGGCGGCTGTTCACCGAATTGCAGTCGTTGGTAACCGAATTCGACTCCCACCCGTGGAACTGGGCCGCGCTCGAGGCGGGTGAACGCACGCCCCAGAAGAACGCCGGGTCCCGATGGAACGCGGGAAAGGACTTGTCCTTCGTGCCGCTGCGGCCCGAGCGGGTGGTCGAGGTGCGCTACGACCACATGGAGGGTGAACGATTTCGGCACACCGCCCAGTTCAATCGTTGGCGGCCCGACCGCGATCCGCGTTCGTGTACGTACGAGCAACTGGAGCAGCCCGCGACCTTCAGCCTCGGCGATATCGTGCCCGGATTGGGCTAG
- a CDS encoding PecA family PE domain-processing aspartic protease, translated as MTTTPAAANATPSSYSWLPSTPPVVANVAVSLALQQIAQAQAELQQQTWGSGNIPAGLVAIVPQVLLSQAALALNTWGTAITPAQSLYARTSGIPIVHELAGVGLIGALLLPTLATTALNSTGLFLPLVGALEGTGAITPVQNAVSTAALNSRVYALVPVTMRSTTEPIVYITINGGPSTPVLVDTGSSGLVVTMASVGDAAPLGAPTGTVTSGYSGGLTYTATTYTTTVNFGNGIVSGPTNVNIVDSQDAAAALAFFHQLGGASGVLGIGANAAGPGPQGLPTTALPGDLSQGVFLYQSLFLGIAGVMVFGPNPLPSRTSVSGAPDAYLNVKINNNSPTTVGAIIDSGGVYGTILSSMIGGASSVPVGTRISVYTPEGVLLYSYTVTSQNRPTVITSGLINTGYVPYQHGPVYLDYTTSDGQGATHFDYA; from the coding sequence GTGACAACCACCCCCGCCGCCGCCAATGCGACTCCCAGCAGCTACTCCTGGTTGCCGTCGACGCCGCCGGTGGTCGCCAACGTCGCGGTGAGCCTGGCTCTGCAGCAGATCGCGCAGGCACAGGCGGAGCTGCAGCAACAGACCTGGGGCAGCGGCAACATCCCCGCGGGGCTGGTGGCGATCGTCCCGCAGGTGCTGCTGTCGCAGGCCGCGCTGGCATTGAACACCTGGGGGACGGCGATCACTCCGGCCCAGTCGCTCTACGCCAGGACCTCGGGCATCCCGATCGTGCACGAGCTGGCCGGGGTGGGCCTGATCGGCGCACTGCTGCTCCCGACGCTGGCCACCACCGCGCTCAACAGCACGGGACTGTTCCTCCCGCTCGTCGGCGCCCTCGAGGGAACCGGCGCTATCACGCCGGTGCAGAACGCCGTCAGTACGGCCGCGCTCAACAGCCGGGTGTACGCGCTGGTCCCGGTGACCATGCGGTCCACCACTGAGCCGATCGTCTACATCACGATCAACGGCGGACCCAGCACACCGGTGCTGGTCGACACCGGCTCGTCGGGACTGGTGGTCACCATGGCCTCGGTGGGCGACGCGGCGCCGCTGGGCGCGCCGACCGGCACCGTCACCAGCGGCTACAGCGGCGGCCTCACCTACACGGCCACCACGTACACGACGACGGTGAACTTCGGAAACGGCATCGTCTCCGGGCCGACGAACGTCAACATCGTCGATTCCCAGGACGCCGCAGCCGCTTTGGCCTTCTTCCACCAGCTGGGCGGCGCGTCCGGCGTGCTCGGAATCGGCGCCAACGCGGCGGGCCCCGGACCCCAGGGCCTACCGACCACCGCGCTGCCCGGCGACCTCAGCCAGGGGGTGTTCCTCTACCAGAGCCTGTTCCTCGGCATCGCCGGCGTGATGGTGTTCGGCCCCAACCCGCTGCCGAGCCGTACCTCGGTGTCCGGCGCACCCGACGCCTACCTGAACGTGAAAATCAACAACAACTCCCCGACGACCGTCGGCGCGATCATCGACTCCGGCGGCGTGTACGGAACGATCCTGTCCTCGATGATCGGCGGCGCCAGCAGCGTGCCGGTGGGGACCAGGATCTCGGTGTACACCCCCGAAGGAGTGCTGCTGTACTCCTACACCGTCACGTCGCAGAATAGGCCGACGGTGATCACGAGTGGGCTCATCAACACCGGCTACGTCCCGTACCAGCATGGCCCGGTTTACCTCGACTACACGACGTCGGACGGCCAGGGCGCGACGCATTTCGACTACGCCTGA
- a CDS encoding Ig-like domain-containing protein, with amino-acid sequence MAPPPDSPLSLAALAVARRSESAAVNQAPVIQNISLGAPSSATGALTGTVTASDPNGDTITYRASTSGKGKVTITTAGVFTYTPTPVARHNAALGNADALLATDTVNIVVADPAGATATSAITVPIAPKNAVPTARTTVNAPIANTGIVYGKVVGADADKDRLLYSVDPTTAKGGTVTVNGGGAFSYTPTPQARHTAAAGIAKTDTFTVTIDDGHGGTLAVPVTVVISPKNTAPTGKPAIGPRDVTSGVVTGAVLGADADGDAVTFAGSISTAKGSVVVNPDGSFTYTPTAAARAKASVFSGPATDKVDTFSVTLTDAHGGTTKVAVTITVSPGNTIAANGLTTFCGCTLMPADTIFHADISDLPVLAKSGTWLGVLGAGRGATLSANWGNQWMKSTGGMPVNVVGATHPTETVIFNRGYSTSGPSIDPRPYAIPNRPIVEGMPTLPAWDRHLLVFQEGTCISQELYNVANGVEMPANSPLDGLGNALYRARYGSKWIAEAGVHYDMSSPLYPSVGWANASHLPYLPLILRPDDLARGSVDHMLGIVIAKDRGTGYTWPAGAGDGTGVNPDGVPMGSVLRLRADFDMSGYSAATQVVLRALQQHGAVIYDSTAPGQDGAKLLAMSNGWAGTEHLTAQSELNTVPLSAFEVVDVSGILVDPSAGWQIHT; translated from the coding sequence GTGGCACCGCCGCCGGACTCGCCGCTGTCGTTGGCGGCGCTGGCGGTGGCCCGACGATCGGAATCGGCCGCCGTGAACCAAGCCCCGGTGATTCAGAACATCAGCCTGGGCGCACCCTCGTCGGCCACCGGTGCGCTCACCGGCACCGTCACCGCAAGCGACCCGAACGGCGACACCATCACCTACCGGGCCAGCACCTCCGGCAAGGGAAAGGTGACGATCACAACCGCCGGTGTGTTCACCTACACCCCGACCCCGGTGGCCCGACACAACGCGGCGCTCGGCAACGCCGACGCCCTTCTGGCCACCGACACGGTGAACATCGTCGTCGCCGACCCTGCCGGCGCGACCGCCACCAGCGCGATCACCGTGCCGATCGCGCCAAAGAACGCCGTTCCCACCGCCAGGACCACGGTGAACGCGCCGATCGCCAACACCGGCATCGTCTACGGGAAGGTCGTCGGTGCCGACGCCGACAAAGACCGCCTGCTCTACAGCGTGGACCCCACCACCGCGAAGGGCGGCACCGTCACCGTCAACGGCGGCGGCGCATTCAGCTACACACCCACACCGCAAGCACGGCACACCGCCGCAGCCGGCATCGCCAAGACCGACACGTTCACCGTGACGATCGACGACGGCCACGGCGGAACCCTGGCCGTTCCGGTGACCGTGGTGATCAGCCCGAAGAACACCGCGCCGACCGGCAAGCCCGCCATCGGACCGCGCGACGTCACCAGCGGGGTGGTCACCGGCGCGGTCCTCGGCGCCGACGCCGACGGTGACGCCGTCACCTTCGCAGGATCGATCAGCACCGCCAAGGGTTCGGTAGTGGTCAACCCGGACGGCAGCTTCACCTACACACCCACCGCGGCGGCGCGCGCCAAGGCCTCGGTTTTCAGCGGGCCCGCGACCGACAAGGTGGACACCTTCTCGGTCACCCTCACCGACGCGCACGGCGGCACCACGAAGGTGGCGGTCACCATCACCGTCAGCCCGGGCAACACGATCGCGGCCAACGGGCTCACCACGTTCTGCGGCTGCACCCTGATGCCGGCCGACACGATCTTCCACGCCGACATCAGCGACCTGCCGGTACTGGCGAAGTCGGGCACCTGGCTTGGTGTGTTGGGTGCCGGGCGAGGCGCCACACTGAGCGCCAACTGGGGCAACCAATGGATGAAGAGCACCGGTGGAATGCCGGTAAACGTTGTGGGCGCAACGCATCCCACCGAGACGGTGATCTTCAACCGCGGCTACTCCACCAGTGGACCGAGCATCGACCCCAGGCCGTACGCGATCCCGAACCGGCCCATCGTCGAAGGCATGCCCACACTGCCCGCCTGGGACCGGCACCTGCTGGTGTTCCAAGAGGGAACATGCATTTCGCAGGAGCTGTACAACGTCGCCAACGGCGTGGAGATGCCGGCCAACAGTCCGCTCGACGGGCTCGGCAACGCGCTCTACCGCGCCAGGTACGGGTCGAAATGGATTGCCGAGGCCGGGGTGCACTACGACATGAGCTCCCCGCTGTACCCGTCCGTCGGCTGGGCCAACGCCTCGCACCTGCCCTACCTGCCGCTCATCCTGCGCCCTGACGATCTGGCCCGCGGCAGCGTCGACCACATGCTCGGCATCGTCATCGCCAAGGACCGGGGCACCGGGTATACCTGGCCGGCAGGCGCCGGTGACGGGACCGGCGTCAACCCCGACGGGGTGCCGATGGGCAGCGTGCTGCGGTTGCGCGCCGATTTCGACATGTCCGGCTACTCCGCCGCGACGCAGGTGGTGCTGCGGGCGCTGCAGCAACACGGCGCGGTGATCTACGACTCGACCGCGCCCGGCCAGGACGGCGCAAAGCTGCTGGCGATGAGCAACGGTTGGGCAGGCACCGAGCACCTGACTGCTCAATCCGAGCTCAACACGGTCCCGCTGAGTGCCTTCGAGGTTGTCGACGTGTCCGGCATCCTGGTCGACCCTTCGGCCGGCTGGCAGATCCACACGTAA
- the bfr gene encoding bacterioferritin, protein MQGDSEVLTLLNQQLTSELTAINQYFLHSKMQDNWGFTELAKHTRDESFDEMRHAERVTDRILILDGLPNYQRIGTLNIGQTIREQFESDLALEYEVVNRLKPAIVLCREKQDSTTANLFEDIVADEEHHIDYLETQLELMNKLGVELYSAQCVSRPPGSLD, encoded by the coding sequence ATGCAAGGCGACAGCGAGGTTCTCACACTCCTGAATCAGCAGCTGACGAGTGAACTGACCGCCATCAATCAGTACTTCCTGCACTCCAAGATGCAGGACAACTGGGGCTTCACCGAGCTGGCCAAGCACACCCGCGACGAGTCGTTCGACGAGATGCGCCATGCCGAGCGCGTCACCGACCGAATCCTGATCCTCGATGGCCTGCCCAACTACCAGCGGATCGGCACGCTGAACATCGGCCAGACGATTCGCGAACAGTTCGAGAGCGATTTGGCGCTGGAGTACGAAGTGGTCAACCGATTGAAGCCGGCCATCGTGCTGTGCCGTGAGAAGCAGGACTCGACCACTGCCAACCTCTTCGAGGACATCGTCGCCGACGAGGAACACCACATCGATTACCTCGAGACGCAGTTGGAGCTGATGAACAAGCTCGGTGTCGAGCTCTACTCGGCGCAGTGCGTGTCACGTCCGCCGGGCTCGCTCGACTAG
- the ligD gene encoding non-homologous end-joining DNA ligase codes for MATKAEEVDVDGVAVRLTNPDKVYFPKLGSNGTKGKLVEYYRAVATGGQLLTALRDRPTHLQRFPDGIDGEEIYQKRVPEKHPDYLQTCRVTFPSGRTADALKVTHPSAIVWAAQMGTVTLHPWQVRCPDTDHPDELRVDLDPQPGTGFAEARTIAVDILKPVLDELGLVGYPKTSGGRGVHVFVRIRPDWDFTAVRRAGIALAREVERRAPELVTTSWWKEERGRRVFIDYNQNARDRTFASAYSVRATPIATVSTPLTWEELVDADPDEFTMATVPALIAKRGDPMAGLDEVAHSIDALLEMAAADEERGLGDLPYPPNYPKMPGEPPRVQPSKKVAAHWDEHGNPKK; via the coding sequence ATGGCGACCAAGGCCGAAGAGGTCGACGTCGACGGCGTCGCCGTCAGGCTCACCAACCCGGACAAGGTGTACTTCCCCAAGCTCGGGTCGAACGGCACCAAGGGCAAGCTCGTCGAGTATTACCGCGCAGTGGCCACGGGCGGACAGTTGCTGACCGCATTGCGCGACCGCCCGACTCACCTCCAGCGCTTCCCGGACGGCATCGACGGCGAGGAGATCTACCAGAAGCGGGTGCCCGAAAAGCACCCCGACTACTTGCAGACCTGCCGCGTCACGTTTCCGTCCGGACGTACCGCCGACGCACTGAAGGTGACGCACCCGTCGGCGATCGTGTGGGCCGCGCAGATGGGCACAGTCACGTTGCACCCGTGGCAAGTTCGCTGTCCGGACACTGACCACCCCGACGAACTGCGGGTGGACCTCGACCCGCAGCCCGGTACCGGCTTCGCCGAGGCGCGCACCATCGCCGTCGACATCCTCAAGCCGGTGCTCGACGAACTCGGTCTGGTCGGCTATCCGAAGACCTCCGGCGGGCGGGGCGTGCATGTGTTCGTCCGCATTCGGCCGGACTGGGATTTCACCGCGGTGCGCCGCGCCGGGATCGCGCTGGCGCGCGAAGTGGAACGCCGGGCGCCGGAGCTGGTGACCACGTCGTGGTGGAAAGAGGAACGCGGCCGGCGGGTCTTCATCGACTACAACCAGAACGCTCGCGATCGAACCTTCGCCAGCGCCTACTCGGTGCGCGCGACGCCCATCGCCACCGTCTCGACCCCGCTGACGTGGGAGGAACTGGTCGACGCCGATCCCGACGAGTTCACCATGGCCACGGTGCCGGCGCTGATCGCCAAGCGCGGCGACCCGATGGCCGGCCTGGACGAGGTCGCGCACTCGATCGACGCGCTGCTGGAGATGGCGGCAGCCGATGAGGAGCGCGGACTCGGTGACCTGCCCTATCCGCCCAACTATCCGAAGATGCCGGGCGAACCGCCGCGCGTGCAGCCGAGCAAGAAAGTGGCGGCACACTGGGATGAACACGGCAACCCGAAGAAGTGA
- a CDS encoding DUF302 domain-containing protein, which produces MSIALTASLDTPFEDAVARTRKALADQGFGVLTEIDVKATMKNKLNEDMENYLILGACNPPLAHRAIGVDRQIGLLLPCNVVVRSDPDDADRTLVEAMNPQLLVDVTDEPRLQPVAQEVADKLGAAIAALTA; this is translated from the coding sequence ATGAGCATCGCGTTAACCGCCAGTCTCGACACGCCGTTCGAGGACGCCGTCGCCCGAACGCGTAAGGCATTGGCAGATCAGGGTTTTGGAGTTCTCACCGAAATCGATGTCAAGGCGACGATGAAGAACAAGCTGAACGAAGACATGGAGAACTACCTGATTCTCGGTGCTTGCAACCCGCCGCTGGCGCACCGCGCGATCGGGGTCGACCGGCAGATAGGTCTGCTGCTGCCGTGCAACGTCGTCGTTCGCAGCGACCCGGATGATGCGGATCGCACCCTCGTCGAGGCCATGAATCCGCAGCTGCTCGTGGACGTGACGGACGAACCACGACTTCAGCCCGTGGCGCAAGAAGTGGCCGACAAGCTCGGAGCCGCGATCGCGGCGCTGACCGCCTAG
- a CDS encoding MBL fold metallo-hydrolase, with product MILEQYYIECLSHASYLVGDETTGRAVVVDPRRDISEYLADARRYGLTIEGVINTHFHADFVSGHLELVDATGAWIGFGESAETDYPIRRLADGEHLSLGDVELEIVSTPGHTWESISVLVRERAGSEPAAVLTGDSLFIGDVGRPDLVNIGDSSTSDLARAMYHTIHDKLLRLPDSVSVMPAHGAGSSCGKNLSSELISTIGEQRASNPSVQPMTEEAFVALVTSGQPAAPAYFASDAAMNKRVHPLLRHDRTVPEMTPQQIRQALDAGVRVIDARTVEDFAAGHLRGSINVGFDGRFAETGGMVAEVGEQIVLIAYPGEEQQAAVRLARIGSDDSIGYLSVSRGGTFPAELEDLVQIAPRTTVTELDGLLADDAVTLIDIRNPGERDGGAIPASLHIPLAQLRLRLDEVPTDKPIVVHCAGGWRSSVAASLLRANGIQHVSDLLGGYNAWVDAHATL from the coding sequence ATGATCCTGGAGCAGTACTACATCGAATGCCTGTCGCATGCTTCGTACCTGGTCGGTGACGAGACCACCGGGCGCGCGGTCGTCGTCGACCCGCGCCGCGACATCAGCGAGTACCTGGCCGACGCGCGCAGGTATGGGCTCACCATCGAGGGCGTGATCAACACCCACTTCCACGCCGACTTCGTCTCCGGACACCTGGAATTGGTCGACGCGACCGGCGCGTGGATCGGCTTCGGCGAGTCAGCGGAGACCGACTACCCCATCCGTAGGCTGGCCGACGGCGAACACCTGTCTCTTGGCGACGTCGAACTCGAGATCGTGTCGACCCCCGGCCACACGTGGGAGTCGATCAGTGTTCTCGTTCGCGAGCGCGCCGGATCCGAACCGGCCGCTGTGCTCACCGGCGACTCGCTGTTCATCGGCGACGTCGGCCGACCGGACCTTGTCAACATCGGCGACAGCTCGACCAGCGATCTGGCCCGGGCGATGTACCACACGATCCACGACAAGCTCCTGCGTCTGCCCGACAGCGTTTCGGTGATGCCTGCCCACGGCGCCGGCTCGTCGTGCGGGAAGAACCTGTCGAGCGAACTGATCTCGACCATCGGCGAGCAGCGCGCGAGCAATCCGTCCGTGCAGCCGATGACCGAGGAAGCGTTCGTCGCGCTGGTCACATCGGGCCAGCCCGCGGCACCGGCATACTTCGCCTCCGACGCCGCGATGAACAAGCGGGTCCACCCCCTGCTGCGGCACGACCGCACAGTGCCCGAGATGACGCCACAGCAGATCCGACAAGCACTCGATGCCGGCGTGCGGGTCATCGACGCGCGAACCGTCGAGGATTTCGCCGCCGGACATCTCCGCGGGTCGATCAACGTCGGGTTCGACGGCCGATTCGCCGAAACCGGCGGCATGGTGGCCGAAGTCGGTGAGCAGATCGTCCTGATCGCCTATCCGGGCGAGGAGCAGCAGGCGGCGGTGCGGCTGGCGCGCATCGGATCTGACGACTCGATCGGCTACCTCAGCGTGAGTCGCGGCGGAACGTTCCCCGCCGAACTCGAGGACCTGGTGCAGATCGCACCCCGCACCACCGTCACCGAATTGGATGGGCTGCTGGCCGATGACGCGGTGACGCTGATCGACATCCGCAACCCTGGCGAGCGCGACGGCGGTGCCATCCCCGCGTCACTCCATATCCCGCTGGCCCAACTGCGCCTTCGTCTCGACGAGGTGCCCACCGACAAGCCGATCGTCGTGCACTGCGCGGGTGGCTGGCGTTCCAGCGTGGCCGCGTCACTGTTGCGCGCCAACGGTATTCAACACGTGTCCGACCTGCTCGGCGGATACAACGCGTGGGTCGACGCGCACGCGACCTTGTGA
- a CDS encoding metal-sensitive transcriptional regulator → MVGDQDAIEAVLNRLRRAQGQLGGVISMIEQGRECKDVVTQLAAVSRALDRAGFKIVATGLRECVTGEASGADKPMTEAELEKLFLALA, encoded by the coding sequence ATGGTCGGCGATCAGGACGCCATCGAAGCCGTGCTCAACCGGTTGCGCCGGGCGCAAGGTCAACTCGGCGGCGTCATCTCGATGATCGAGCAGGGGCGTGAGTGCAAAGACGTGGTCACCCAGTTGGCTGCCGTCTCACGCGCACTCGACCGCGCCGGCTTCAAGATCGTCGCCACCGGATTGAGGGAGTGCGTCACCGGTGAGGCATCCGGGGCGGACAAGCCCATGACCGAGGCGGAGCTGGAAAAGCTGTTCCTCGCACTCGCTTAG
- a CDS encoding ABC transporter ATP-binding protein/permease has product MGRGFQGAMLRGFGGRDHLATVEQVEHIAPHCVRITMSSPTLFDDVDAGPTTWLRFWFPDPAGGSTEFQRAYTIVWADPDSGRFAIDVVLHEPAGPACTWASTAAPGATIPAVPLGSSPFVVPEELPAGFLLVGDSASIPAINSIVAALPPEVDVEVYLERHCDHDELIPLAEHPRRRLHWVTRTDDTSLAAAIEDRDWSNWSVWAGPEAGALKHLRKRLKDAFGFPKTEVKAQAYWTQGREMGSTRDDDATAPAAETPAPTTTLAHSTAAKGTWRSQAGKDLLAPVKSQLIVAGVLQALLTLLQLAPFVVLAELAQQLLSGADQSRVWNTVTVFVVLLTTGTTLGAVLVLWLHVVDMRFSAEVRRRLLDKLARIPLGWFTDRGSGSVKKLIQDDTLSLHYLVTHAVCDAVAAVVAPIAVLIYLFAVDWGMALILFLPILVYIVTTWTMVYQSGPKIAEASRWAEQMNGESAAFLEGQPVIRVFGGAAASSFRRRLDGYIAFLNEWQRPFIGKKTFMDLVTRPSTFLWLIVTAGTAFVAAGWTTPTALLPFLLLGTTFGSRLLGIAYGLGGIREGTQAARRIAVTLDETELSTRPEEAQPSRAPAGVTFDAVSFGYRPGVPVIHDVALTLKAGTVTALVGPSGSGKSTLAALLARFHDVHTGAIRIDGRDIRTMSPDELYTRVGFVFQDVALVAGTVRDNIALARPEAAPADIERAARNAQIHDRILQLPDGYDTVIGANTPLSGGEKQRLTIARALLADTPILILDEATAFADPESEYLVQQALSSLIDNRTVLVIAHRLHTVTGADQIVVLDGGRVAEVGTHSELLATDGRYRRLWDSRVTAEAAR; this is encoded by the coding sequence ATGGGACGAGGTTTCCAAGGCGCCATGCTGCGCGGGTTCGGCGGGCGCGACCACCTCGCGACCGTCGAACAGGTCGAGCACATCGCACCGCACTGCGTCCGGATCACCATGTCCTCGCCGACCTTGTTCGACGACGTCGACGCCGGGCCGACAACCTGGCTGCGGTTCTGGTTTCCCGATCCGGCCGGGGGAAGCACCGAGTTCCAACGCGCCTACACGATCGTCTGGGCCGATCCCGACTCCGGCCGCTTCGCCATCGACGTCGTGCTCCACGAGCCTGCCGGCCCGGCCTGCACGTGGGCCTCGACGGCCGCGCCGGGCGCGACCATCCCGGCGGTGCCGCTGGGGTCGTCGCCGTTCGTGGTGCCCGAGGAACTCCCCGCGGGCTTCCTGCTCGTCGGGGACTCGGCATCCATCCCGGCGATCAACTCGATCGTCGCCGCGCTTCCGCCCGAGGTGGACGTCGAGGTGTACCTCGAACGCCATTGCGACCACGACGAACTCATCCCACTAGCCGAGCACCCGCGCCGTCGGCTGCACTGGGTGACACGAACCGACGACACGTCACTGGCGGCGGCCATCGAGGACCGGGACTGGTCCAACTGGTCGGTGTGGGCCGGCCCCGAGGCCGGTGCGCTCAAACATCTGCGCAAGCGCCTGAAAGACGCCTTCGGATTCCCCAAGACAGAAGTGAAGGCCCAGGCGTACTGGACGCAGGGGCGCGAGATGGGCAGTACACGCGACGACGACGCCACCGCGCCCGCCGCTGAAACCCCGGCGCCCACAACGACACTGGCCCACTCGACCGCCGCCAAGGGCACCTGGCGTTCCCAGGCCGGCAAAGACCTTCTCGCCCCGGTGAAGTCGCAGCTGATCGTCGCCGGCGTACTGCAGGCACTGCTCACCCTGCTGCAGCTCGCTCCGTTCGTGGTCCTGGCCGAGCTGGCGCAGCAGTTGCTCAGCGGGGCCGACCAATCCCGGGTGTGGAACACCGTGACCGTGTTCGTCGTACTGCTGACCACCGGTACCACGCTGGGTGCGGTGCTGGTGCTGTGGCTGCACGTGGTCGACATGCGGTTCAGCGCCGAGGTCCGGCGCCGGCTGCTGGACAAACTGGCCCGAATACCGTTGGGCTGGTTCACCGATCGCGGATCGGGCTCGGTGAAGAAACTCATCCAGGACGACACCCTGTCGCTGCACTATCTCGTGACGCACGCGGTGTGCGACGCGGTCGCGGCGGTGGTCGCGCCGATCGCGGTGCTGATCTACCTGTTCGCCGTCGACTGGGGCATGGCGTTGATCCTGTTCCTGCCGATCCTCGTCTACATCGTCACCACGTGGACCATGGTCTATCAGAGCGGCCCGAAGATCGCCGAGGCCTCCCGCTGGGCCGAACAGATGAACGGCGAGTCGGCGGCATTCCTGGAGGGCCAGCCGGTCATTCGGGTGTTCGGCGGCGCGGCGGCCTCGTCCTTCCGCCGCCGACTGGACGGCTACATCGCGTTCCTCAACGAATGGCAGCGCCCGTTCATCGGCAAGAAGACCTTCATGGATCTGGTGACCCGACCGAGCACGTTCTTGTGGCTCATCGTCACCGCGGGCACCGCGTTCGTGGCCGCAGGGTGGACGACACCCACCGCACTGCTGCCATTCCTGTTGCTGGGCACCACCTTCGGCAGCCGCTTGCTGGGCATCGCCTACGGCCTGGGCGGCATCCGGGAAGGGACGCAGGCGGCCCGGCGTATCGCGGTCACGCTGGACGAAACCGAATTGAGCACCCGCCCCGAGGAAGCGCAGCCGTCCCGCGCGCCGGCCGGCGTCACCTTCGACGCCGTCAGCTTCGGCTATCGCCCGGGCGTGCCTGTGATCCACGACGTGGCGCTGACTCTGAAGGCGGGAACGGTGACCGCTCTGGTCGGGCCGTCCGGGTCGGGCAAGTCCACCCTGGCGGCACTGCTGGCGCGCTTCCACGACGTCCACACCGGCGCGATCCGGATCGACGGCCGCGACATCCGCACCATGTCCCCCGACGAGCTGTACACCCGGGTCGGATTCGTATTCCAGGACGTTGCGCTCGTCGCCGGTACCGTGCGTGACAACATTGCGCTCGCCCGGCCGGAGGCCGCGCCTGCCGACATCGAACGCGCGGCGCGCAACGCGCAGATCCACGACCGGATCCTGCAGCTCCCCGACGGGTACGACACCGTCATCGGGGCGAACACGCCGCTGTCGGGCGGCGAGAAACAACGCCTCACCATCGCCCGCGCACTACTGGCCGACACCCCGATCCTGATCCTCGACGAGGCCACCGCCTTCGCCGATCCCGAATCCGAATATCTGGTGCAGCAGGCACTGAGCTCATTGATCGACAACCGCACGGTGTTGGTGATCGCCCACCGGCTGCACACCGTCACCGGTGCCGACCAGATCGTCGTGCTCGACGGTGGCCGCGTCGCCGAGGTGGGCACCCATTCTGAACTGCTCGCCACCGACGGCCGCTACCGCCGCCTGTGGGACAGTCGAGTGACCGCCGAGGCCGCGCGATGA